The following proteins are co-located in the Camelina sativa cultivar DH55 chromosome 12, Cs, whole genome shotgun sequence genome:
- the LOC104729667 gene encoding brefeldin A-inhibited guanine nucleotide-exchange protein 4 isoform X2 has protein sequence MWILATYLKDTCRIVNGLLKTALGPPTGSSTTLSPAQDSTFRNDSVKCLVNIAKAMGNWMDQQLKVNETVWPKGSQVYASMDSNAGQIGELEGTISDCDSQPDTTNPEAYDASMLQQRRAYKIELQKGISLFNRKPSKGIEFLISSKKIGSSPEEVASFLMKTAGLNGTVIGDYLGERDELPLKVMHAYVDSCNFEKKDFVEAIRFFLRGFRLPGEAQKIDRIMEKFAEHYWKCNPGSFTSADTAYVLAYSVIMLNTDAHNNMVKDKMTKGDFIRNNRGIDDGKDLPEEYLGSLYDRVVKEEIKMNSDTLAPQNKQVNGLNKLLGLDGILNLVSWMQPDEKPHGANGRLIRDIQEQFQAKPEKSESVYHTVTDISILRFILEVSWGPMLAAFSVTLDQSDDRLATSLCLQGFRYAVHVTAVMGMQTQRDAFVTSMAKFTNLHCAADMKQKNVDAVKAIITIAIEDGNHLHGSWDHILTCLSRIEHLQLLGEVSPSEARYVPTKKAEVDEKKALGFPNLKKRGSFQNPSVMAVVRGGSYDSTSLVKSVPKLVTPEQIKSFIANLNLLDQIGNFELNHVYANSQRLNSEAIVSFVKALCKVSMSELQSPTDPRVFSLTKLVETAHYNMNRIRLVWSRIWNVLSDFFVSVGLSENLSVAIFVMDSLRQLSMKFLEREELANYHFQHEFLRPFVIVMQKSSSAEIRELIVRCVSQMVLSRVSNVKSGWKNVFTVFTTAALDERKNIVLLAFETIEKIVRDHFHCITETEITVYADCIRCLITFTNSKFEGDIGFNTIEFLRFCASKLAEGGLVLNEKLKNNTISALKEDSSDTQMSTDLDEQVSYWVPLLTGLSKQASDPRPAIRKRSIEVLFNILTDHGHIFTRPFWTGIFSSIILPVFNNNIRSKTDMLFEESVESPSSAASQDTEETTWDSETSTLALQLLVDLLVFFFSSVRSQLPSVLSILIGFIKSPFQGSTGSGISVLLRLADGLSRSAYENEWTEIFLALKEAASLTFAGFMKVLRTMDDIEDVETVSGQSVNKDDLDDDSLHIMSYVVSRTKKHIDVLSQIVEVVSDLYRKRQFSLSASHVDILADIFSCIASHAQELNSDIVLRRKFKRACTVQNLTEPQLLNFENESNKSYMTFLQDMVACNPNISKELDLEYRLVTECAKVVKIYLKCTDQQQQQQQKGHVLWILPMESDRVEEATARTALLVSSLEALCSLEAESLKRHVSSFFPLLVDLVRTEHCSPQVPYVLSNVLKSCIGPILA, from the exons ATGTGGATTCTGGCAACATACTTGAAAG ATACTTGCAGGATTGTCAACGGTCTTCTCAAAACTGCTCTAGGACCACCGACTGGATCATCAACAACCCTGTCTCCAGCGCAAGATAGTACATTCAGGAATGATTCTGTCAAGTGTTTAGTTAACATAGCAAAGGCAATGGGGAATTGGATGGACCAGCAGTTGAAAGTGAATGAGACGGTTTGGCCTAAGGGCTCACAAGTTTATGCTTCCATGGACAGTAATGCAGGTCAAATTGGTGAATTAGAAGGAACTATATCTGACTGTGATTCACAGCCAGATACTACTAATCCAGAAGCTTATGATGCTTCTATGCTTCAGCAACGAAGGGCTTACAAAATTGAACTGCAG AAAGGTATCTCTTTGTTCAATAGGAAGCCATCGAAAGGTATTGAATTTCTCATAAGCAGCAAGAAAATAGGAAGTTCACCTGAGGAAGTAGCTTCCTTTCTGATGAAGACAGCAGGGCTAAATGGAACTGTGATTGGTGATTACCTTGGTGAGAGAGATGAACTTCCTCTCAAAGTAATGCATGCATATGTGGACTCGTGTAATTTCGAAAAGAAGGACTTTGTTGAAGCAATAAGGTTCTTTCTACGCGGCTTTAGGCTACCGGGAGAAGCTCAAAAGATCGACCGAATCATGGAGAAGTTTGCAGAACACTACTGGAAATGCAACCCTGGTTCTTTTACTAGTGCAGACACTGCTTATGTTCTTGCTTACTCTGTGATTATGCTCAACACAGATGCACACAACAACATGGTTAAGGATAAG ATGACGAAAGGTGATTTTATCCGCAACAATCGGGGAATAGATGATGGGAAAGACTTACCTGAAGAGTATTTAGGCTCTCTATATGATCGAGTTgtgaaagaagaaatcaagatgAACTCTGATACTTTAGCcccacaaaacaaacaagtgaaTGGCTTGAATAAACTGTTAGGCTTAGACGGCATCCTTAATCTGGTTTCTTGGATGCAACCAGATGAGAAACCTCATGGTGCCAATGGACGTCTCATAAGAGATATTCAAGAACAGTTCCAAGCTAAGCCAGAGAAATCAGA GTCAGTCTATCATACTGTTACAGATATTTCGATCCTGAGATTCATACTAGAGGTCTCTTGGGGACCAATGCTTGCTGCGTTTAGTGTCACTCTTGATCAGAGTGATGATAGACTAGCAACTTCTCTTTGCTTACAAGGCTTCAGATATGCGGTTCACGTCACTGCAGTTATGGGAATGCAAACTCAAAGAGATGCTTTTGTAACTTCCATGGCCAAGTTCACTAATCTCCATTGTGCTGCAGATATGAAGCAGAAAAATGTTGATGCTGTAAAA GCGATAATAACAATAGCCATAGAAGATGGTAACCATCTACATGGTTCTTGGGATCATATATTAACTTGTCTTTCTCGTATTGAACATCTGCAACTCCTAGGAGAAGTATCACCATCAGAGGCACGTTACGTCCCAACCAAAAAAGCTGAGGTAGACGAAAAGAAAGCTCTAGGTTTTCCGAATTTAAAGAAACGTGGATCTTTTCAGAATCCATCTGTTATGGCTGTTGTTAGGGGAGGTTCTTATGATAGTACTTCACTAGTGAAAAGTGTTCCTAAACTAGTTACTCCAGAGCAGATCAAAAGTTTCATTGCAAACTTGAATCTACTTGATCAAATAGGCAATTTTGAGTTGAACCATGTCTATGCTAATAGCCAAAGGTTGAACAGTGAAGCTATAGTTTCTTTTGTGAAAGCTCTTTGCAAAGTGTCCATGTCAGAACTTCAGTCACCAACAGATCCTCGTGTCTTCAGCCTCACAAAACTAGTGGAAACAGC GCATTATAATATGAACCGTATCCGACTAGTTTGGTCCAGGATATGGAATGTTCTCTCTGATTTCTTCGTATCAGTCGGCTTGTCAGAGAATCTCTCTGTTGCTATATTTGTAATGGACTCGCTTCGTCAGCTTTCCATGAAGTTCTTGGAACGTGAAGAGCTAGCAAACTACCATTTCCAGCATGAGTTTCTTCGCCCATTTGTCATTGTTATGCAGAAAAGTAGTTCCGCAGAGATTAGAGAGCTTATAGTCCGATGTGTGTCTCAAATGGTTCTTAGTCGAGTTAGTAATGTCAAGTCTGGTTGGAAAAATGTCTTCACG GTATTTACTACTGCAGCGCTTGATGAGAGGAAGAACATTGTACTTTTGGCTTTTGAGACAATCGAAAAAATCGTGCGGGATCATTTTCATTGCATAACCGAGACAGAGATAACGGTATACGCAGACTGCATTAGATGTCTCATCACTTTTACAAACAGTAAGTTTGAAGGTGACATTGGCTTCAACACCATAGAGTTTCTTCGTTTCTGCGCTTCAAAACTTGCAGAAGGAGGACTTGTCTTGAACGAGAAACTCAAGAACAATACCATCTCTGCGTTAAAGGAAGATTCGTCTGATACACAGATGTCTACCGACTTGGATGAACAAGTATCCTATTGGGTTCCTCTGCTTACAG GTTTATCTAAGCAAGCCTCGGATCCGAGACCAGCAATTCGAAAGCGTTCCATAGAAGTACTCTTCAACATTCTGACAGATCATGGTCATATTTTTACAAGACCCTTTTGGACTGGAATCTTCAGCTCTATCATTCTCCCGGTTTTTAACAACAACATACGTAGTAAAACCGATATGCTCTTTGAAGAAAGCGTTGAGTCGCCATCATCAGCAGCTTCTCAAGACACCGAAGAAACCACGTGGGACTCTGAGACATCAACATTAGCATTGCAGCTTCTTGTCGATCTactcgttttcttcttcagctctgtAAGGTCTCAGCTTCCAAGTGTTTTGTCAATCCTCATAGGGTTCATAAAGAGTCCTTTTCAAGGCTCTACAGGCTCTGGGATCTCTGTCTTGCTTCGTTTGGCTGATGGATTGTCACGTAGCGCCTATGAAAATGAATGGACAGAGATTTTCTTGGCTCTCAAGGAAGCAGCCTCTCTTACTTTCGCGGGTTTTATGAAAGTCTTGAGAACAATGGATGATATAGAAGATGTTGAAACAGTCTCTGGTCAAAGCGTAAACAAAGACGATCTCGATGATGACAGTCTTCACATTATGTCGTATGTTGTATCCAGGACAAAGAAACACATTGATGTCCTGTCTCAAATCGTCGAg GTTGTGAGTGACTTATACAGAAAAAGACAATTCTCATTGTCAGCATCACATGTGGATATCCTCGCAGACATTTTCTCGTGCATCGCGTCTCACGCGCAGGAACTTAACTCAGACATAGTCCTTCGCAGGAAGTTCAAAAGAGCATGCACAGTTCAAAACCTAACAGAGCCTCAACTACTTAATTTCGAGAACGAGTCTAACAAATCCTACATGACGTTCCTCCAAGACATGGTCGCTTGTAATCCGAACATATCCAAAGAACTCGATCTCGAGTATCGTCTAGTCACTGAATGCGCAAAAGTCGTGAAGATCTACCTTAAATGCAcagatcaacaacaacaacaacaacaaaaaggacATGTCCTATGGATTCTTCCGATGGAGTCAGATCGTGTAGAAGAAGCGACAGCGAGAACTGCGCTGCTTGTTTCGTCACTCGAAGCTTTATGTTCGTTAGAAGCAGAGTCTTTGAAAAGACACGTGTCCAGCTTCTTCCCTTTGTTGGTGGATCTTGTGAGGACTGAGCACTGCTCTCCACAAGTTCCGTATGTCTTAAGCAATGTTTTGAAATCGTGCATTGGTCCTATTTTGGCTTAG
- the LOC104729667 gene encoding brefeldin A-inhibited guanine nucleotide-exchange protein 4 isoform X1 — protein sequence MSTSQTLGGATRCGRIIGPSLDKIIKNAAWRKHTYLVSSCKSVLDKLESLPDDFHDPSSVVSGLAASDADSVLQPFLLSLDTAYSKVVEPSLDCAFKLFSLSILRGEIQSSKQDSILFKLVNAVSKVGAIAEEPIQLAVLRVLLAAVRSPCVLIRGDCLLHVVKTCYNIYLGGLSGTTQICAKSVLAQMMLVIFTRSEEDSLDVSVKTVYVNELLTFTDKSVNEGSSVYFCQGFVNEVMAAGQGSPLPPPDVIEILLANPETETVMTPDSPSFRGYVANGEGDSETGDMSKMRQDAFLLFKNLCKLSMRFSSKENNDDQIMVRGKTLSLELLKVIIDNGGSVWRSNESFINAVKQYLCLSLLKNSAVSIMSIFQLQCAIFMSLLSKLRSVLKAEIGIFFPMIVLRVLENVLQPSYLQKMTVLNLLDKMSQDPQLIVDIFVNYDCDVDSGNILERIVNGLLKTALGPPTGSSTTLSPAQDSTFRNDSVKCLVNIAKAMGNWMDQQLKVNETVWPKGSQVYASMDSNAGQIGELEGTISDCDSQPDTTNPEAYDASMLQQRRAYKIELQKGISLFNRKPSKGIEFLISSKKIGSSPEEVASFLMKTAGLNGTVIGDYLGERDELPLKVMHAYVDSCNFEKKDFVEAIRFFLRGFRLPGEAQKIDRIMEKFAEHYWKCNPGSFTSADTAYVLAYSVIMLNTDAHNNMVKDKMTKGDFIRNNRGIDDGKDLPEEYLGSLYDRVVKEEIKMNSDTLAPQNKQVNGLNKLLGLDGILNLVSWMQPDEKPHGANGRLIRDIQEQFQAKPEKSESVYHTVTDISILRFILEVSWGPMLAAFSVTLDQSDDRLATSLCLQGFRYAVHVTAVMGMQTQRDAFVTSMAKFTNLHCAADMKQKNVDAVKAIITIAIEDGNHLHGSWDHILTCLSRIEHLQLLGEVSPSEARYVPTKKAEVDEKKALGFPNLKKRGSFQNPSVMAVVRGGSYDSTSLVKSVPKLVTPEQIKSFIANLNLLDQIGNFELNHVYANSQRLNSEAIVSFVKALCKVSMSELQSPTDPRVFSLTKLVETAHYNMNRIRLVWSRIWNVLSDFFVSVGLSENLSVAIFVMDSLRQLSMKFLEREELANYHFQHEFLRPFVIVMQKSSSAEIRELIVRCVSQMVLSRVSNVKSGWKNVFTVFTTAALDERKNIVLLAFETIEKIVRDHFHCITETEITVYADCIRCLITFTNSKFEGDIGFNTIEFLRFCASKLAEGGLVLNEKLKNNTISALKEDSSDTQMSTDLDEQVSYWVPLLTGLSKQASDPRPAIRKRSIEVLFNILTDHGHIFTRPFWTGIFSSIILPVFNNNIRSKTDMLFEESVESPSSAASQDTEETTWDSETSTLALQLLVDLLVFFFSSVRSQLPSVLSILIGFIKSPFQGSTGSGISVLLRLADGLSRSAYENEWTEIFLALKEAASLTFAGFMKVLRTMDDIEDVETVSGQSVNKDDLDDDSLHIMSYVVSRTKKHIDVLSQIVEVVSDLYRKRQFSLSASHVDILADIFSCIASHAQELNSDIVLRRKFKRACTVQNLTEPQLLNFENESNKSYMTFLQDMVACNPNISKELDLEYRLVTECAKVVKIYLKCTDQQQQQQQKGHVLWILPMESDRVEEATARTALLVSSLEALCSLEAESLKRHVSSFFPLLVDLVRTEHCSPQVPYVLSNVLKSCIGPILA from the exons ATGTCAACGTCACAAACTCTCGGCGGTGCAACGCGTTGTGGCCGGATCATAGGTCCATCATTAGACAAGATCATAAAAAACGCAGCGTGGCGTAAACACACGTACCTCGTCTCCTCTTGTAAATCCGTTCTCGACAAGCTCGAGTCTCTCCCCGACGACTTTCACGATCCTTCCTCCGTCGTCTCCGGCCTCGCCGCCTCAGATGCAGATTCCGTTCTCCAACCTTTTCTCTTATCTCTCGACACAGCTTATTCGAAAGTCGTCGAGCCTTCTCTAGATTGCGCTTTcaagctcttctctctctcgatccTCCGGGGAGAGATCCAATCCTCTAAACAAGATTCAATCCTCTTCAAACTCGTCAACGCCGTCTCCAAGGTCGGTGCTATAGCCGAGGAACCGATTCAACTCGCTGTTCTCCGAGTTCTCCTCGCTGCTGTTAGATCTCCATGTGTTTTGATCCGTGGTGATTGCTTGTTACACGTTGTCAAGACTTGTTACAACATCTACCTCGGTGGCTTGAGCGGCACGACACAGATCTGTGCTAAATCGGTGTTAGCTCAGATGATGCTCGTGATCTTCACAAGATCCGAGGAAGACTCGCTTGATGTCTCTGTCAAAACCGTTTACGTCAACGAGCTGTTAACCTTCACGGACAAGAGTGTTAATGAAGGAAGCTCTGTTTATTTCTGTCAAGGGTTTGTGAATGAAGTCATGGCTGCAGGACAAGGAagtcctcttcctcctcctgaTGTGATTGAGATTCTGTTGGCAAATCCGGAGACTGAAACCGTTATGACTCCGGATTCGCCGTCGTTTCGAGGCTACGTAGCAAACGGAGAAGGTGACTCAGAGACCGGTGACATGAGTAAGATGAGACAGGACGCTTTTCTTCTGTTCAAGAACTTGTGTAAATTGTCTATGAGGTTTTCGTCTAAGGAGAACAATGATGATCAGATCATGGTGAGGGGTAAGACTTTGTCATTGGAGTTGCTTAAAGTCATTATTGACAATGGTGGTTCTGTCTGGCGCTCTAATGAAAGCTTCATCAATGCGGTTAAGCAATACTTATGCTTATCACTACTTAAGAACAGTGCGGTGTCAATCATGTCGATATTTCAATTGCAATGTGCTATCTTCATGAGCTTGTTATCAAAGCTTAGATCAGTCTTGAAAGCCGAAATAGGCATTTTCTTTCCGATGATTGTTCTCCGGGTGCTTGAGAATGTTCTTCAGCCTAGTTACTTGCAGAAGATGACTGTTCTCAACTTGTTGGATAAAATGTCACAAGATCCGCAGTTGATTGTTGATATCTTTGTGAACTACGACTGCGATGTGGATTCTGGCAACATACTTGAAAG GATTGTCAACGGTCTTCTCAAAACTGCTCTAGGACCACCGACTGGATCATCAACAACCCTGTCTCCAGCGCAAGATAGTACATTCAGGAATGATTCTGTCAAGTGTTTAGTTAACATAGCAAAGGCAATGGGGAATTGGATGGACCAGCAGTTGAAAGTGAATGAGACGGTTTGGCCTAAGGGCTCACAAGTTTATGCTTCCATGGACAGTAATGCAGGTCAAATTGGTGAATTAGAAGGAACTATATCTGACTGTGATTCACAGCCAGATACTACTAATCCAGAAGCTTATGATGCTTCTATGCTTCAGCAACGAAGGGCTTACAAAATTGAACTGCAG AAAGGTATCTCTTTGTTCAATAGGAAGCCATCGAAAGGTATTGAATTTCTCATAAGCAGCAAGAAAATAGGAAGTTCACCTGAGGAAGTAGCTTCCTTTCTGATGAAGACAGCAGGGCTAAATGGAACTGTGATTGGTGATTACCTTGGTGAGAGAGATGAACTTCCTCTCAAAGTAATGCATGCATATGTGGACTCGTGTAATTTCGAAAAGAAGGACTTTGTTGAAGCAATAAGGTTCTTTCTACGCGGCTTTAGGCTACCGGGAGAAGCTCAAAAGATCGACCGAATCATGGAGAAGTTTGCAGAACACTACTGGAAATGCAACCCTGGTTCTTTTACTAGTGCAGACACTGCTTATGTTCTTGCTTACTCTGTGATTATGCTCAACACAGATGCACACAACAACATGGTTAAGGATAAG ATGACGAAAGGTGATTTTATCCGCAACAATCGGGGAATAGATGATGGGAAAGACTTACCTGAAGAGTATTTAGGCTCTCTATATGATCGAGTTgtgaaagaagaaatcaagatgAACTCTGATACTTTAGCcccacaaaacaaacaagtgaaTGGCTTGAATAAACTGTTAGGCTTAGACGGCATCCTTAATCTGGTTTCTTGGATGCAACCAGATGAGAAACCTCATGGTGCCAATGGACGTCTCATAAGAGATATTCAAGAACAGTTCCAAGCTAAGCCAGAGAAATCAGA GTCAGTCTATCATACTGTTACAGATATTTCGATCCTGAGATTCATACTAGAGGTCTCTTGGGGACCAATGCTTGCTGCGTTTAGTGTCACTCTTGATCAGAGTGATGATAGACTAGCAACTTCTCTTTGCTTACAAGGCTTCAGATATGCGGTTCACGTCACTGCAGTTATGGGAATGCAAACTCAAAGAGATGCTTTTGTAACTTCCATGGCCAAGTTCACTAATCTCCATTGTGCTGCAGATATGAAGCAGAAAAATGTTGATGCTGTAAAA GCGATAATAACAATAGCCATAGAAGATGGTAACCATCTACATGGTTCTTGGGATCATATATTAACTTGTCTTTCTCGTATTGAACATCTGCAACTCCTAGGAGAAGTATCACCATCAGAGGCACGTTACGTCCCAACCAAAAAAGCTGAGGTAGACGAAAAGAAAGCTCTAGGTTTTCCGAATTTAAAGAAACGTGGATCTTTTCAGAATCCATCTGTTATGGCTGTTGTTAGGGGAGGTTCTTATGATAGTACTTCACTAGTGAAAAGTGTTCCTAAACTAGTTACTCCAGAGCAGATCAAAAGTTTCATTGCAAACTTGAATCTACTTGATCAAATAGGCAATTTTGAGTTGAACCATGTCTATGCTAATAGCCAAAGGTTGAACAGTGAAGCTATAGTTTCTTTTGTGAAAGCTCTTTGCAAAGTGTCCATGTCAGAACTTCAGTCACCAACAGATCCTCGTGTCTTCAGCCTCACAAAACTAGTGGAAACAGC GCATTATAATATGAACCGTATCCGACTAGTTTGGTCCAGGATATGGAATGTTCTCTCTGATTTCTTCGTATCAGTCGGCTTGTCAGAGAATCTCTCTGTTGCTATATTTGTAATGGACTCGCTTCGTCAGCTTTCCATGAAGTTCTTGGAACGTGAAGAGCTAGCAAACTACCATTTCCAGCATGAGTTTCTTCGCCCATTTGTCATTGTTATGCAGAAAAGTAGTTCCGCAGAGATTAGAGAGCTTATAGTCCGATGTGTGTCTCAAATGGTTCTTAGTCGAGTTAGTAATGTCAAGTCTGGTTGGAAAAATGTCTTCACG GTATTTACTACTGCAGCGCTTGATGAGAGGAAGAACATTGTACTTTTGGCTTTTGAGACAATCGAAAAAATCGTGCGGGATCATTTTCATTGCATAACCGAGACAGAGATAACGGTATACGCAGACTGCATTAGATGTCTCATCACTTTTACAAACAGTAAGTTTGAAGGTGACATTGGCTTCAACACCATAGAGTTTCTTCGTTTCTGCGCTTCAAAACTTGCAGAAGGAGGACTTGTCTTGAACGAGAAACTCAAGAACAATACCATCTCTGCGTTAAAGGAAGATTCGTCTGATACACAGATGTCTACCGACTTGGATGAACAAGTATCCTATTGGGTTCCTCTGCTTACAG GTTTATCTAAGCAAGCCTCGGATCCGAGACCAGCAATTCGAAAGCGTTCCATAGAAGTACTCTTCAACATTCTGACAGATCATGGTCATATTTTTACAAGACCCTTTTGGACTGGAATCTTCAGCTCTATCATTCTCCCGGTTTTTAACAACAACATACGTAGTAAAACCGATATGCTCTTTGAAGAAAGCGTTGAGTCGCCATCATCAGCAGCTTCTCAAGACACCGAAGAAACCACGTGGGACTCTGAGACATCAACATTAGCATTGCAGCTTCTTGTCGATCTactcgttttcttcttcagctctgtAAGGTCTCAGCTTCCAAGTGTTTTGTCAATCCTCATAGGGTTCATAAAGAGTCCTTTTCAAGGCTCTACAGGCTCTGGGATCTCTGTCTTGCTTCGTTTGGCTGATGGATTGTCACGTAGCGCCTATGAAAATGAATGGACAGAGATTTTCTTGGCTCTCAAGGAAGCAGCCTCTCTTACTTTCGCGGGTTTTATGAAAGTCTTGAGAACAATGGATGATATAGAAGATGTTGAAACAGTCTCTGGTCAAAGCGTAAACAAAGACGATCTCGATGATGACAGTCTTCACATTATGTCGTATGTTGTATCCAGGACAAAGAAACACATTGATGTCCTGTCTCAAATCGTCGAg GTTGTGAGTGACTTATACAGAAAAAGACAATTCTCATTGTCAGCATCACATGTGGATATCCTCGCAGACATTTTCTCGTGCATCGCGTCTCACGCGCAGGAACTTAACTCAGACATAGTCCTTCGCAGGAAGTTCAAAAGAGCATGCACAGTTCAAAACCTAACAGAGCCTCAACTACTTAATTTCGAGAACGAGTCTAACAAATCCTACATGACGTTCCTCCAAGACATGGTCGCTTGTAATCCGAACATATCCAAAGAACTCGATCTCGAGTATCGTCTAGTCACTGAATGCGCAAAAGTCGTGAAGATCTACCTTAAATGCAcagatcaacaacaacaacaacaacaaaaaggacATGTCCTATGGATTCTTCCGATGGAGTCAGATCGTGTAGAAGAAGCGACAGCGAGAACTGCGCTGCTTGTTTCGTCACTCGAAGCTTTATGTTCGTTAGAAGCAGAGTCTTTGAAAAGACACGTGTCCAGCTTCTTCCCTTTGTTGGTGGATCTTGTGAGGACTGAGCACTGCTCTCCACAAGTTCCGTATGTCTTAAGCAATGTTTTGAAATCGTGCATTGGTCCTATTTTGGCTTAG
- the LOC104729668 gene encoding uncharacterized protein At2g17340-like, with product MESDSEMVALPLLPTPIESNYRACTIPYRFPSDNPRKATPTEISWIDLFSNSIPSFKERAESDTTVPDASVRAEKFAKRYAEILEDLKKDPDSHGGPPDCILLCRIREVMLRELGFRDIFKKVKDEENAKAITLFPEVVRLSDAIEDEGKRIENLVRGIFAGNIFDLGSAQLAEVFSKDGMSFLASCQNLVPRPWVIDDLDNFQARWMKKPWKKAVIFVDNSGADIILGILPFAREMLRRGMQVVLAANELPSINDVTYIELAEILSKLKDENGQLMGVDTSNLLIANSGNDLPVIDLARVSQEVAYLSTDADLVILEGMGRGIETNLYAQFKCDSLKIGMVKHPEVAQFLGGRLYDCVIKYNEVQS from the exons ATGGAGAGCGACTCCGAGATGGTTGCGTTGCCTCTGTTACCGACTCCGATAGAATCAAACTACAGAGCTTGCACCATTCCTTATCGATTCCCTTCTGATAATCCCAGAAAAGCTACTCCCACTGAGATCTCTTGGATCGATCTCTTCTCCAATTCCATCCCTTCTTTCAA ggaACGAGCAGAGAGCGATACAACCGTTCCAGATGCTTCAGTTCGTGCTGAAAAATTTGCCAAGAg GTATGCGGAGATTCTTGAGGACTTGAAGAAGGATCCGGATAGCCATGGTGGACCACCAGATTGCATT CTTCTCTGCAGAATCCGTGAGGTAATGCTAAGAGAATTAGGATTTAGGGACATCTTCAAGAAAGTTAAG GATGAGGAGAATGCTAAGGCTATAACTTTATTTCCTGAAGTTGTCCGTCTGAGTGATGCTATTGAAGATGAAGGGAAACGCATAGAGAATCTGGTAAGAGGGATATTTGCTGGAAACATCTTTGATCTGGGTTCTGCACAG CTAGCTGAGGTTTTCTCTAAGGACGGAATGTCATTTTTGGCTAGTTGTCAAAACTTAGTTCCACGACCATGGGTTATTGATGATTTGGATAACTTTCAAGCTAGATGGATGAAGAAGCCTTGGAAGAAG GCAGTTATATTTGTCGATAATTCTGGTGCAGACATAATTTTGGGTATCTTGCCGTTTGCTAGAGAAATGCTACGTCGAGGAATGCAG GTTGTGCTGGCTGCTAATGAACTTCCATCTATCAACGATGTAACTTATATCGAGCTTGCAGAGATTTTGTCTAAG CTGAAGGATGAAAATGGACAATTGATGGGTGTTGATACTTCAAATCTTCTTATTGCAAATTCAGGGAATGACTTACCG GTTATTGATCTTGCTAGAGTATCACAGGAGGTTGCATACCTTTCAACCGATGCAGACTTGGTCATCTTAGAAGGCATG GGCCGTGGGATAGAGACAAACCTTTATGCTCAGTTCAAGTGTGATTCCCTCAAAATTGGAATG GTGAAGCATCCAGAAGTAGCACAATTTCTTGGAGGACGTCTTTACGACTGTGTGATCAAATACAATGAAGTCCagagttaa